The nucleotide window GCTCAACGCGGACGGTCCATGCGTCGACAGCACGGACGGCCCCAACACAAGCACGGATACGGCGCACAACAAACCACCGACCCGCGTGCGATGCCGTGCGCGGGGTGGATAAGTTCTGGGTGTCTTCGTCGTGCGGGGCATCTGTCCCGATTATACCCTTGCCTCAAGTGGTGGGATACGGCCTTTGATTTTGCGGCTACAATGTTTGCCGAATTCCTGAAAATGCTATACCACGGTGTGAATGACAGGGCCCCTAAAAAAATACCAACAGCCCTGTGCGGGAGGATGACAAAAGATGTTTAAGACTTTGAAAACAGGCCTCGTTGCTGCTGTGGCGGTCTGCTGTGCGACCTTCGCCGCACACGCGCAAGAGGTCAGCATCAAAAACGCCGATGGCTTGACCTTGGGCGCCAGTTTAGAGCTGGCCGATGGCAAAACCGTGGCCGATGGCGTGGTTTTGTTGACTCACGGCACCTTGGCGCACAACAAGATGGAAATCATCGTCAACTTGCAAAAGCTGTTGGCGGAACGCGGCGTCAGTTCACTGGCCCCGACGCTGAGCCTCGGCTTGGACAGCCGTACCGGCATGTACGACTGCAAGGTCCCCGCGACCCACAAGCATTCCGACGCGATGGTTGAAATCGGCCTGTGGTTGAATTGGTTGAAGGGTCAAGGCGCGACCAACGTGGTCCTCGCCGGTCATTCGCGTGGCGGCAACCAGACCGCATGGTTCGCCGCCCGCGAAAACGACCCGGCGGTGTCCAAGGTGGTGTTGATCGCACCCGCGACGTGGAATGCCAAAGGCATGGCCATCAGCTTCGAAAAGAGCCACAAACAGCCGCTGGCCAAAGTCTATGGCGAGGCCGAAGCCATGGTCGCGGCGGGCAAGGGCGCTGAATTCATGAAGGGCGTAGGGGTGTTGTACTGCCCCGGGGCGGATGTCACCGCCGACAGTATCGTCGATTACTATGTCAATGACGATCGTCGCCACACGCCCAACCTGTTGCCGATGATCAATGTGCCGGTTCTGGTCATTGCGGGCACCAAGGACACGGTGGTCGCAGGTTTGATCGATGCGGTCGAACCGTTGGCGGACGGCGAAAAAATCCAGCTTGCGGTGATCGACGGTGCCGACCACTTCTTCCTCGATTTCTATGCCGAGGATGCTGCGGATCGCATTGCCGAGTTTATTCAGTAAAGCAAAGGGCGGAAGCGTTCAGGACGCTTCCGCTTTTTTGATCGCCTCGCGCGCGCCGACGCGTACGGTCCACGCCTCGAGCAGCGGATAGTCGC belongs to Magnetovibrio sp. and includes:
- a CDS encoding alpha/beta hydrolase, whose amino-acid sequence is MFKTLKTGLVAAVAVCCATFAAHAQEVSIKNADGLTLGASLELADGKTVADGVVLLTHGTLAHNKMEIIVNLQKLLAERGVSSLAPTLSLGLDSRTGMYDCKVPATHKHSDAMVEIGLWLNWLKGQGATNVVLAGHSRGGNQTAWFAARENDPAVSKVVLIAPATWNAKGMAISFEKSHKQPLAKVYGEAEAMVAAGKGAEFMKGVGVLYCPGADVTADSIVDYYVNDDRRHTPNLLPMINVPVLVIAGTKDTVVAGLIDAVEPLADGEKIQLAVIDGADHFFLDFYAEDAADRIAEFIQ